ACAAATTTTTTGGGATTATAATTTTGAGACTATTGATTTAAAAAATCCAAAAGTTATGACTTGGTTTTTGAGCAGAAAAATTAAATTTGGCGATTTTTCCAGGATAACAAAAAAAGATTTAAAAAAGTATTTGCCAAAATTAGAAATAAGTCATTCTTTTAAGCAATTATTAAGAAATTATTTAAAGGCAGGCAAATAAATGAAAAAAATCGAATTAACCCAATTGCAAAAAGATGTTCTTTTGTATATTGGTAAAAGTGATTTTGGAAAGAACTTTTATTGGACTGGCGGTACTTTACTTTCTTATTTTTATTTGTCTCACAGATTTTCAGTTGATTTAGATTTTTTTTCTGAAGATTTATTCAGAGATATTGATTATGCGATATTTATAAATGAATTAAGAAAAGAAATTAAAGCAGACAAAATTACTTCTTCAATACAACAAAACAGAAGGCTTTATTTTATAGAAAAAGGTAAAGATAATGTAAAATTAGAATTCGTGTTTTTTCCATTTCCCAAAACAGCAAAAAGATTAGAGGTTAAAGAATTTTTCGTAAAAGCTGATTCGCTTTTAGACATTATGATAAATAAAGTCCATTCGGCTTATGAAAGAAACGAAGTTAAAGATGTTTATGATTTGTATTGGTATTTAAAAGACAAGCCTAAGTATGGTTTAAAAGAATTAATAAATTTTGTTGAAAAAAGATTTGGCGTAGCAATTGAGCCAACTTTGCTTTTAGAAAAAATAAATAAACTTTGCGATGACTTTGAAAAATTAATGCCACTTTTAATAAATTCAGAGAAAGATATTGCTAAAAAAGTCAGGAGTTTTTTTCAGAACGAATTCAATAAAACATTAAAAATAAAATAATTCAAATTAAAACTTATCCGCAGGTTGAAAGTTGTGGGGGGGGGGATTAATGGTAGAATTAAAAGGTAGTAAGATATTAATGAATGGTGACAAATAAATGACTAAACAAATCGACAACAATAAAAATTTATCCTATTCGGTAAATCAGAATACGAGAGAGAGAGAGAGAGAGAGTAAACTCGGATTGTAAGGGTTTTCGCTCTTGGATTGCCAAGACCGTTGCAGTTTTATTCTGCGTCGGTTTTTTGTTTTTAGCCACAGTTGACAAAGCTCAAGCCACAAGTTGGCTGACGGGCTGGAATTGCAGAAAAATGATCACTATAGATCAAAGTAATGTAGATGCGGATCTTACGGACTTTCCGTTATTAGTAAAAATCACAAGTGACTCAGACATAAGCACAGCACTATCAAATGGTTATGATATCAGATTCACTAGTTCGGATGGCTCAACACTGCTTAAGTACGAACGCGAATCTTGGTCAGGCGGAGGAGGAACAGCTGTCACAGCAGTAATTTGGGTTAAAGTCCCAGCAATTTCAGGAACCACCAACACAGACATATATATGTACTATGGCAAAGCAGATGCCACCGATGGCCAAGATGTCACTAATGTTTGGGATTCAAGCTTTAAAGGCGTGTGGCATTTTAAGGAAACAACTGGGGTCAACAATGCCGATTCAACAAGCAATGTAAACACAGGAACTCCAACAAATGGCCCAGTTCAAGCCACAGGAAAAATTGACGGCTCGTTGCAATTTGATGGGGTGAATGATTCTGTTGCCATATCTTCTTTGGCAAAAGGTCAGATGAATATAATGGCATCTGTTTGGGTAAAACCTGCAAGATTAGAAATGGGTCATTATAATACTGTGTTTTGGGAAAGCACTAATGTTAGTAATGTGTTTGCTCGACTCGTTATGTGGATTTATAACGATGGTATTGTCGAATTTGGTGGGAGAATTCAAGACGATGGTGGTTTTCAGTTTAGAGATTCAGTACCAAAATTACCTATCAATACATGGTCACACATTGTGGGTGTATGGAATGGTTCAAGTGGAGATATATCAATATTTATCAACGGGACTCAGGTATCGACGACAGGCACAGGTGTTGCTGGTCAGATAGCAAATACAAATCCCGCAGGAGTTGAAATTGGAGATGATTTTCAAGGCGATAACATGGGTGGTATAATCGATGAACCCCGCATCTCCTCCATCGCCCGCTCTGCCGAATGGATCAAATTTGAATACAACAATATGAACGCCT
The sequence above is drawn from the bacterium genome and encodes:
- a CDS encoding nucleotidyl transferase AbiEii/AbiGii toxin family protein — protein: MKKIELTQLQKDVLLYIGKSDFGKNFYWTGGTLLSYFYLSHRFSVDLDFFSEDLFRDIDYAIFINELRKEIKADKITSSIQQNRRLYFIEKGKDNVKLEFVFFPFPKTAKRLEVKEFFVKADSLLDIMINKVHSAYERNEVKDVYDLYWYLKDKPKYGLKELINFVEKRFGVAIEPTLLLEKINKLCDDFEKLMPLLINSEKDIAKKVRSFFQNEFNKTLKIK
- a CDS encoding DUF2341 domain-containing protein; the encoded protein is MITIDQSNVDADLTDFPLLVKITSDSDISTALSNGYDIRFTSSDGSTLLKYERESWSGGGGTAVTAVIWVKVPAISGTTNTDIYMYYGKADATDGQDVTNVWDSSFKGVWHFKETTGVNNADSTSNVNTGTPTNGPVQATGKIDGSLQFDGVNDSVAISSLAKGQMNIMASVWVKPARLEMGHYNTVFWESTNVSNVFARLVMWIYNDGIVEFGGRIQDDGGFQFRDSVPKLPINTWSHIVGVWNGSSGDISIFINGTQVSTTGTGVAGQIANTNPAGVEIGDDFQGDNMGGIIDEPRISSIARSAEWIKFEYNNMNASNNELTLASQDIVGLVVPTIATPTAQSSSSIRWNFTDNATTETGFKLYDSANNLISTNATADLSYIEETGLSPNTQYSGRYVKAYNAYGESASSAVAESVYTITEPSSTASSTSTSPVTSIK